A stretch of the Triticum dicoccoides isolate Atlit2015 ecotype Zavitan unplaced genomic scaffold, WEW_v2.0 scaffold121109, whole genome shotgun sequence genome encodes the following:
- the LOC119343268 gene encoding uncharacterized protein LOC119343268: MMTGSSSRVFIMPGAGHVHYLVAGGSGGGDDPRYPWTFKSLHEVDAVVPAIARGAPVGPDGCPICFRTFASAKAVHGHMGSHTDRSWRGMEPPRETPLGELGPDGQRYPYACDRCKMPFRTRQALGGHRASHNGKKGCSWLEREELAADLFGAVLFDISRSKIRSIG, encoded by the coding sequence CGAGCTCCCGAGTGTTCATCATGCCCGGCGCCGGCCATGTCCACTACCTCGTCGCGGGAGGCTCCGGAGGAGGCGACGACCCCAGGTACCCCTGGACCTTCAAGTCCCTGCACGAGGTGGACGCCGTCGTCCCTGCCATCGCCCGTGGAGCACCGGTAGGGCCTGACGGGTGCCCCATCTGCTTCCGCACATTTGCCAGTGCCAAGGCCGTCCATGGCCACATGGGCAGCCACACGGACCGCAGCTGGCGCGGCATGGAGCCGCCCCGGGAGACACCCCTGGGCGAGCTCGGGCCGGACGGGCAGCGTTACCCGTACGCGTGCGACCGCTGCAAGATGCCTTTCCGGACGCGCCAGGCGCTCGGCGGCCACCGCGCCAGCCACAATGGTAAGAAAGGCTGCTCCTGGCTCGAAAGAGAGGAGCTCGCCGCTGATTTATTTGGTGCTGTTTTATTTGACATTAGCCGATCTAAAATTAGATCTATAGGTTAA